A genomic region of Methanosarcina thermophila TM-1 contains the following coding sequences:
- a CDS encoding 4Fe-4S binding protein — protein MSFKINRYKCGYCGACVGVCPKGALELIETWVEVDESTCIACGICDRICPVGAIEVMK, from the coding sequence GTGAGCTTCAAGATAAACCGATATAAATGTGGATATTGTGGTGCCTGTGTGGGAGTCTGCCCTAAGGGAGCACTCGAACTTATAGAGACATGGGTTGAAGTAGATGAAAGCACGTGTATTGCATGCGGAATATGCGATCGCATCTGCCCTGTAGGAGCAATTGAGGTAATGAAATGA